A single genomic interval of Lewinellaceae bacterium harbors:
- the rpsC gene encoding 30S ribosomal protein S3: protein MGQKTNPIGNRLGIIRGWESNWFGGKDFAEKVVEDERIRTYLNARIAKGGIARIIIERTLKRITVTIHTSRPGIIIGKGGSEVDRVREELKKLTGKDVQINIIEIRKPELDANIVAESVAKQLEARINYRRAIKMAIQSTMRAGAEGIKVRIAGRLNGSDMARTEEYKEGRTPLHTFRADIDYSLKEAMTVYGKIGVKVWICKGEVLGKRDLSPHVGVQDRKKGGGSDRGGERGGERGGDRDRRGDRRGGRRGGGRNQRRS from the coding sequence ATGGGCCAGAAGACAAATCCAATAGGGAATCGCTTAGGTATCATCAGGGGGTGGGAGTCCAACTGGTTTGGCGGCAAAGACTTTGCCGAAAAAGTAGTGGAGGATGAAAGAATCCGCACTTACCTGAATGCCCGTATTGCCAAAGGAGGCATTGCCCGCATTATTATCGAGCGCACCCTGAAGAGAATCACTGTAACCATCCATACTTCCCGGCCGGGCATCATCATCGGCAAAGGAGGCTCTGAAGTGGACCGCGTCCGCGAGGAGCTCAAGAAACTGACCGGCAAGGACGTGCAGATCAACATCATCGAGATTCGCAAGCCGGAGCTCGACGCCAATATCGTGGCCGAATCCGTCGCCAAGCAACTGGAAGCGCGCATCAACTACCGCCGCGCCATCAAGATGGCAATCCAGTCTACCATGCGGGCCGGCGCCGAAGGCATCAAGGTTCGCATCGCCGGGCGCCTCAATGGTTCCGATATGGCCCGGACGGAAGAATACAAGGAAGGCCGCACTCCCTTGCATACTTTCCGCGCCGACATCGATTATTCCCTGAAAGAGGCGATGACGGTATATGGCAAGATCGGGGTGAAAGTGTGGATTTGCAAAGGAGAAGTACTGGGCAAGCGCGACCTTTCCCCCCACGTTGGCGTACAAGACCGCAAGAAGGGTGGTGGAAGCGACCGTGGAGGAGAGCGCGGAGGAGAGCGCGGAGGAGACCGTGACCGCCGCGGAGACCGTCGCGGAGGCCGCCGGGGCGGCGGAAGAAATCAGCGCCGTAGTTAG
- the rplD gene encoding 50S ribosomal protein L4: MKLEVLNIQGQKTGREVDLPEDIFGIEPNDHAVYLAVKQYLANQRQGTHKAKERNAVAGSTRKLKRQKGTGTARAGDIKNPLFRGGGRVFGPRPRTYEIKLNKKVRRLARKSVLSAKAASGEILVVEDFAFEAPRTKEFINILNSLQLADKKAVLVTSDFEKSVYLSSRNLKKCSVVRASDLSTYAIINSHTLVLSEGAVEKIKETFAN; this comes from the coding sequence ATGAAACTCGAAGTTCTAAATATTCAGGGCCAGAAGACCGGCAGGGAAGTCGACCTGCCGGAAGACATCTTTGGCATCGAGCCGAATGACCATGCTGTTTACCTTGCGGTCAAACAATACCTTGCCAACCAGCGCCAGGGAACTCACAAGGCCAAGGAACGCAACGCAGTGGCCGGCTCTACCCGCAAGCTCAAGCGCCAGAAGGGCACGGGCACCGCTCGCGCCGGCGATATCAAGAACCCCTTGTTCCGGGGCGGAGGCCGGGTTTTTGGCCCGCGCCCGCGCACTTACGAGATCAAACTGAACAAGAAGGTACGGCGCCTGGCCCGCAAATCCGTGCTATCCGCTAAGGCGGCTTCCGGGGAAATCCTCGTCGTAGAAGATTTCGCTTTCGAAGCGCCCCGGACGAAAGAGTTCATCAACATTCTCAACAGCCTGCAGCTGGCGGATAAGAAAGCGGTGCTGGTGACTTCCGATTTCGAAAAATCGGTTTACCTCTCCAGCCGGAACCTGAAGAAGTGCAGCGTAGTGCGCGCCAGCGACCTGAGCACCTATGCGATCATCAACAGCCACACCCTGGTCCTTTCCGAGGGCGCGGTTGAGAAGATCAAAGAAACATTTGCTAACTAA
- the fusA gene encoding elongation factor G: MAQKDLKLTRNIGIAAHIDAGKTTTTERVLFYTGISHKIGEVHDGAATMDWMEQEQERGITITSAATKTNWNWKDQQYVINIIDTPGHVDFTVEVERSLRVLDGVVALFCAVSGVEPQSETVWRQANRYKVPRIGFVNKMDRSGADFFNVVNDVKEKLGANAVPLQVPMGAEETFVGVVDLITNEARIWNDHDMGMTYEVVPIPEDLVDTVAEYREKLLEAVAEYDESLLEKYFEDPASISAEEIRAAIRAAVIDMSIVPMMCGSAFKNKGVQAVLDAVCAFMPSPMDVEAITGINPKTEKEEKRRPNVNEPFAALAFKIATDPYVGRLAFFRVYSGALDAGSYVLNTRSDKKERISRLYQMHSNKQNPIDRVEAGDIAAAVGFKDLRTGDTICAENAPIVLESMTFPDPVIGLAVEPKSQKDLDKLGMALSKLAEEDPTFRVRYDEDTNQTVISGMGELHLEIIVDRLRREFKVEVNQGAPQVNYKEALTISQDHRERLKKQTGGSGLFADMQFEIGPADQEFLDSDEFKDGKAKLQFVWDITGGSIDKNYQKPIRDGFIAMMENGILAGYNIDSMKVRIYDGSMHAVDSKPIAFELCAKEGFRAAAPRCKPVILEPIMKLEVVTPEEYTGSVIGDLNRRRGLPKGQEPRAGNAVAIQAEVPLSEMFGYVTALRTITSGRASSTMEFAHYSEAPASISKEIIEKAKGEVKV; the protein is encoded by the coding sequence ATGGCACAAAAAGATCTCAAATTAACTCGAAATATTGGTATTGCGGCTCACATCGACGCCGGAAAGACTACGACTACCGAACGTGTCCTTTTCTACACCGGTATCAGCCACAAGATCGGCGAAGTTCATGATGGCGCCGCCACCATGGACTGGATGGAGCAGGAGCAGGAGCGTGGTATTACCATCACCTCAGCTGCCACCAAGACCAACTGGAACTGGAAAGACCAACAATATGTCATCAATATCATCGATACTCCCGGCCACGTCGACTTTACAGTCGAGGTAGAACGCTCCCTGCGTGTCCTCGACGGCGTTGTCGCGCTGTTCTGTGCAGTATCGGGCGTGGAGCCTCAGTCCGAAACGGTCTGGCGCCAGGCCAACCGCTATAAAGTGCCCCGCATTGGGTTCGTCAACAAGATGGACCGTTCCGGCGCCGATTTCTTCAACGTCGTCAATGACGTGAAAGAAAAGCTCGGAGCCAACGCAGTGCCCCTGCAGGTGCCCATGGGAGCAGAAGAGACCTTCGTCGGGGTCGTCGACCTGATCACCAACGAAGCCCGCATCTGGAACGACCACGACATGGGGATGACCTACGAGGTGGTGCCCATTCCGGAAGACCTGGTAGACACGGTTGCCGAGTACCGCGAAAAACTGCTCGAAGCGGTCGCTGAGTACGATGAAAGCCTGTTGGAAAAATACTTCGAAGATCCGGCGTCTATCTCCGCCGAGGAGATTCGCGCCGCTATCCGCGCCGCGGTGATCGACATGAGCATCGTTCCGATGATGTGTGGTTCCGCTTTCAAAAATAAAGGCGTTCAGGCTGTTCTCGACGCGGTTTGCGCCTTCATGCCTTCTCCGATGGACGTTGAAGCCATCACCGGCATCAACCCTAAGACAGAGAAGGAAGAAAAACGCCGCCCGAATGTAAATGAACCGTTTGCCGCCCTGGCATTCAAGATCGCAACCGACCCCTATGTGGGCCGCCTGGCGTTCTTCCGCGTTTACTCCGGCGCCCTCGACGCTGGATCCTATGTATTGAATACGCGTTCTGACAAGAAGGAGCGCATCTCCCGCTTGTATCAGATGCACTCCAATAAGCAGAACCCGATCGACCGCGTCGAAGCCGGCGATATTGCCGCCGCCGTTGGGTTCAAAGACCTGCGCACCGGCGACACCATCTGTGCCGAAAACGCTCCGATCGTACTGGAAAGCATGACCTTCCCCGACCCGGTGATCGGCCTTGCCGTCGAGCCCAAGTCTCAAAAAGACCTGGACAAGCTGGGCATGGCCTTGTCTAAACTGGCCGAGGAAGACCCCACTTTCCGGGTTCGTTATGACGAAGACACCAACCAGACCGTGATCAGCGGCATGGGCGAGTTGCACCTGGAAATTATCGTTGACCGCCTCCGCCGCGAATTCAAGGTGGAAGTCAACCAGGGCGCGCCGCAGGTTAACTACAAAGAAGCGCTGACCATTTCCCAGGATCACCGCGAACGCCTCAAGAAGCAGACGGGCGGTTCCGGTTTGTTCGCCGATATGCAGTTCGAAATCGGCCCGGCCGACCAGGAATTCCTCGACAGCGACGAGTTCAAGGACGGTAAGGCCAAGCTGCAGTTCGTCTGGGACATCACCGGCGGCTCTATCGATAAGAACTACCAGAAGCCGATACGCGATGGCTTTATCGCTATGATGGAAAACGGCATTCTCGCCGGTTACAACATCGACAGCATGAAGGTTCGCATCTACGACGGCTCCATGCACGCAGTCGACTCCAAGCCGATTGCCTTCGAACTGTGCGCCAAAGAAGGGTTCCGCGCTGCGGCGCCCAGGTGCAAACCGGTCATCCTGGAGCCGATCATGAAGCTCGAAGTCGTGACGCCGGAAGAGTATACCGGTTCGGTTATCGGCGACCTCAACCGCCGCCGCGGCCTGCCGAAAGGGCAGGAGCCCCGCGCGGGCAACGCCGTAGCCATTCAGGCCGAAGTGCCGCTGTCGGAAATGTTCGGTTATGTGACCGCCCTTCGGACCATCACCTCCGGCCGCGCCAGCTCGACCATGGAGTTCGCCCACTATTCGGAAGCGCCGGCCAGCATCTCCAAGGAGATCATCGAGAAGGCCAAAGGCGAAGTTAAAGTGTAA
- a CDS encoding acyl-ACP thioesterase yields the protein MLVSPIAYQSHYEVRTYEIDSRRRMTIPAMVRLMQEAAMQNVIQLNLSVWDLKPQHISWVLMRKQLKIHRLPKLGERIRVMTYPAGFERMFTYRDYKVLSEQGELLASSSSTWLLMDTQSRRMAPIPKFILNLEDKMPPPEDCLPRPETRLPRFEQAQYAKNFQVNWHDLDFNEHLNNTLYIQWLLEPLPKNILESGGLQQLDINYRAECHWQDHVRAEALLLEEDGSFLHRLVNEADGKELAVARTRWG from the coding sequence ATGTTAGTTTCTCCCATCGCTTACCAGTCGCACTACGAAGTGCGCACCTACGAGATCGACAGCCGCCGGCGCATGACCATTCCGGCCATGGTCCGCCTGATGCAGGAAGCGGCCATGCAGAACGTCATCCAGCTCAACCTCTCCGTCTGGGACCTGAAGCCGCAACACATCTCCTGGGTGCTGATGCGCAAGCAACTGAAGATACACCGCCTGCCAAAACTCGGAGAGCGCATACGGGTGATGACCTACCCGGCAGGCTTCGAGCGCATGTTTACCTACCGGGATTACAAGGTGCTGAGCGAGCAGGGGGAGCTGCTGGCCTCCTCCTCTTCTACCTGGCTGCTGATGGATACGCAGAGCCGCCGGATGGCGCCCATTCCAAAATTCATACTGAATCTGGAAGACAAAATGCCTCCTCCGGAAGATTGCCTGCCCCGCCCGGAAACCCGGTTGCCCAGGTTCGAACAGGCCCAGTACGCCAAAAACTTCCAGGTCAACTGGCACGACCTCGACTTCAACGAGCACCTCAACAACACCTTATATATACAGTGGTTGCTCGAACCTCTCCCGAAAAACATCCTGGAAAGCGGCGGGCTTCAGCAACTGGACATCAACTACCGGGCCGAATGCCACTGGCAGGACCACGTCCGGGCCGAGGCGCTGCTCCTGGAAGAGGATGGAAGCTTCCTGCACCGGCTCGTCAACGAAGCGGACGGCAAGGAACTGGCGGTGGCGAGGACGAGGTGGGGGTAA
- the rpsS gene encoding 30S ribosomal protein S19, which produces MARSIKKGPYVFHKLMDKVEKAKDSKKKTVIKTWSRASMVIPDMVGETIAVHNGKTFVPVFITENMVGHKLGEFAPTRNFRGHSGNRKK; this is translated from the coding sequence ATGGCAAGATCAATCAAAAAAGGCCCTTACGTTTTCCATAAGCTTATGGATAAAGTGGAAAAGGCCAAGGATTCTAAAAAAAAGACGGTCATCAAGACCTGGTCCCGCGCTTCTATGGTCATTCCTGACATGGTGGGAGAGACCATCGCCGTACACAATGGCAAAACCTTCGTTCCGGTGTTCATCACCGAAAACATGGTGGGCCACAAACTCGGCGAGTTCGCTCCTACGCGCAACTTCAGAGGCCACTCCGGTAACCGCAAAAAGTAA
- the rplB gene encoding 50S ribosomal protein L2, translating into MPVKKHNPVTPGTRFRIGNTFAEVTTDKPEKSLLAPLKKSGGRNNEGHRTVRQRGGGHKRRYRIIDFKRDKDGMPAVVQTIEYDPNRTAYIALVQYQDGEKRYIIAPDKLKVGDEILSGESAPPNVGNALFLKDIPLGSTLHAVEMYPGRGAAMARSAGTYITLMGREGRYVSLKMPSGEVRRILSTCKATIGTTSNPDHGLQVLGKAGRKRWLGRRPRTRGVAMNPVDHPMGGGEGKASGGHPRSRNGQMAKGAKTRKPKKQSNKLIISRRKSGKKR; encoded by the coding sequence ATGCCAGTTAAAAAACATAATCCGGTCACTCCCGGCACGCGTTTCCGCATCGGAAACACTTTCGCCGAGGTGACTACCGACAAGCCGGAAAAGAGCCTGTTGGCCCCGCTGAAAAAGTCTGGCGGGCGCAACAACGAAGGCCACCGCACGGTGCGGCAGCGCGGCGGAGGGCATAAGCGCCGTTACCGCATCATCGACTTCAAGCGCGATAAGGACGGGATGCCGGCCGTGGTGCAGACCATTGAGTACGACCCCAACCGCACCGCTTACATCGCTTTGGTACAATACCAGGATGGCGAGAAGCGCTACATCATCGCTCCGGATAAACTGAAGGTCGGCGATGAAATTCTCTCCGGCGAAAGCGCGCCCCCCAACGTGGGCAATGCTCTTTTCCTGAAAGACATCCCCCTTGGTTCTACCCTGCATGCAGTGGAGATGTATCCGGGGCGGGGCGCCGCCATGGCCCGGAGCGCCGGCACCTACATCACCCTGATGGGCAGGGAGGGCCGTTACGTATCGCTGAAGATGCCTTCCGGCGAGGTGCGCCGCATCCTTTCTACTTGCAAAGCGACGATCGGCACCACTTCGAACCCCGACCACGGCCTGCAGGTGTTGGGCAAAGCCGGCAGAAAGCGTTGGCTGGGCCGCCGCCCGCGCACCCGCGGCGTGGCCATGAACCCCGTCGACCACCCCATGGGCGGTGGCGAAGGCAAAGCTTCCGGCGGGCACCCGCGTTCGCGCAACGGCCAGATGGCCAAAGGCGCCAAAACGCGCAAGCCCAAGAAGCAATCGAATAAGTTGATCATTTCCAGAAGAAAGAGCGGCAAGAAGCGCTAA
- the rplV gene encoding 50S ribosomal protein L22, which yields MEAVAKLRNVPMSERKMRLVVDNIRGKNVLDALDILRFTKKEAAVWLEKLVLSAIANWEHKLGGTENADDYDLVIKTAFADGGSMLKRFRPAPHGRAHRIRKRTCHVTIMVENRVPVSADAAMDDAVEVEEYEDETAVEE from the coding sequence ATGGAAGCAGTAGCTAAACTCAGAAACGTCCCGATGTCAGAGCGCAAGATGCGCCTGGTCGTTGACAATATCCGCGGCAAGAACGTACTAGACGCCCTGGACATCCTGCGCTTCACCAAGAAGGAGGCTGCCGTTTGGCTCGAAAAGCTGGTACTCTCTGCTATTGCGAACTGGGAACACAAGTTGGGCGGCACGGAAAATGCCGACGACTACGACCTGGTCATTAAAACGGCCTTTGCCGATGGGGGCAGCATGCTGAAGCGGTTCCGGCCAGCTCCGCACGGGCGGGCGCACCGCATCCGCAAGCGCACCTGCCACGTGACGATCATGGTGGAAAACCGGGTGCCCGTATCTGCTGACGCCGCAATGGATGACGCGGTGGAAGTAGAAGAGTACGAAGATGAAACAGCCGTAGAAGAATAG
- the rpsJ gene encoding 30S ribosomal protein S10, producing the protein MNQKIRIKLRSYDHNLVDKSTEKIVKTVRNSGAVVTGPIPLPTEKKIFTVLRSPHVNKKSREQFQLRTHKRLIEIYTPTQKTVDALSKLELPSGVDIQVKLT; encoded by the coding sequence ATGAATCAGAAAATCAGAATCAAGCTCCGGTCTTACGATCACAACCTCGTAGACAAGTCTACGGAGAAGATCGTCAAGACGGTGAGGAACAGTGGCGCTGTAGTTACTGGGCCGATTCCGCTGCCCACCGAGAAGAAAATCTTTACCGTGCTCCGTTCACCGCACGTCAACAAGAAATCTCGGGAGCAGTTCCAGTTGCGTACCCACAAACGCCTCATCGAAATTTATACTCCCACCCAGAAGACAGTAGATGCCCTGTCTAAACTGGAACTGCCGAGTGGAGTTGACATTCAGGTTAAACTGACGTAG
- the rplW gene encoding 50S ribosomal protein L23, which yields MAKTILIKPLITEKAELLSEKGKGNKYSFVVNKDANKIEIRKAVEGMYQVTVESVNTMIMPAKEKNRTTRSGIIRGRKSAFKKAVVTLSEGEDIDFFGDI from the coding sequence ATGGCAAAGACGATTCTCATCAAGCCGTTGATCACGGAAAAGGCAGAACTGCTGTCGGAGAAGGGTAAGGGCAACAAATACAGCTTCGTCGTCAACAAAGACGCCAACAAGATCGAAATCCGCAAGGCCGTGGAAGGAATGTACCAGGTGACGGTAGAATCAGTCAATACGATGATCATGCCGGCCAAGGAGAAAAACCGGACGACCCGCTCCGGCATCATCCGCGGAAGAAAATCCGCTTTTAAGAAAGCGGTAGTAACCCTCAGCGAGGGCGAAGACATTGATTTCTTTGGAGATATTTAA
- a CDS encoding glycoside hydrolase family 3 C-terminal domain-containing protein, producing MTLEEKAGLCSGQDIWATKPVERLGIPSIWMADGPTGLRKAASGQEGGLGSSLPATCFPTASALGASWDTGLIYEVGQAIGRECQAQDVQVLLAPGVNMKRSPLGGRNFEYFAEDPVLAGEIAAAFIRGVQSEGVGTSLKHFAVNNQEFERMFISAELDERTLREAYLPAFRIAIKKANPWTVMCAYNKVNGTYASEHHHLLHQILKEEWGYKGFVVSDWGAVNDRVAGIRAGLHLEMPSSGGYNDEKIAAAVRNGELAEARLDEVVEDLLAVILLADASRKDGLSADFGQHHYLARRVAAECMVLLKNEADILPLPANTSLAVIGRFAKEPRFQGAGSSQVVPTQVDTAWEELQAYFGALAYAPGYDDPDRVDRQLIDEACRAAAGAKAAVLFVGLPSKYESESFDRGHIGLPPAHNALVEAVARVQPNAIVVLTNGSAVSMPWHNEVKAILEGWLAGQGGGGAVADILSGKANPSGKLSETFPQRLEHNPSYLNWPGAHGKVLYGEGIFIGYRYYDTKDIEPLFPFGHGLSYTNFEYSGMSLSETGLADDPQFTIRVLVHNSGRRAGQEVVQLYVSQEECRLQRPEKELRAFAKVSLEPGSQKEVTFQLSRRDFAYFNPAINDWVVDSGAYHIMVGASSRDIRLKQTIKLRVAKEAFVPFSRYTPIKEWLRHPRSAETMKALMGQVWQYYGGKPADEDALAMMEAHFMDLPLVKLVVSSRGAFTLEQLDEMVRGVNGWVGE from the coding sequence ATGACGCTGGAAGAAAAAGCCGGCCTGTGCAGCGGGCAGGACATCTGGGCCACCAAGCCGGTGGAGCGCCTGGGCATCCCGTCTATATGGATGGCCGACGGCCCGACCGGCCTGCGCAAAGCGGCCAGCGGCCAGGAAGGCGGCCTGGGCAGCAGCCTGCCCGCCACCTGTTTCCCCACCGCCTCGGCCCTGGGCGCTTCCTGGGACACCGGGCTGATCTACGAGGTGGGCCAGGCCATCGGCAGGGAGTGCCAGGCGCAGGACGTACAGGTTCTGCTGGCCCCGGGCGTCAACATGAAGCGGTCGCCGCTCGGCGGGCGCAATTTCGAATACTTCGCTGAAGACCCGGTGCTGGCCGGCGAGATAGCCGCCGCTTTTATCCGCGGAGTGCAAAGCGAAGGGGTAGGAACCTCTTTGAAACATTTCGCCGTCAACAACCAGGAGTTCGAACGCATGTTCATCAGCGCGGAGCTGGACGAACGGACGCTCCGGGAAGCCTATCTGCCCGCTTTCCGGATTGCCATCAAAAAGGCCAACCCCTGGACGGTGATGTGCGCCTATAACAAGGTCAATGGAACGTACGCTTCGGAGCACCACCATTTGCTGCACCAAATATTAAAGGAAGAATGGGGATACAAAGGATTTGTCGTCTCCGACTGGGGGGCGGTCAATGACCGGGTGGCCGGCATCCGCGCCGGCCTTCACCTGGAGATGCCTTCCAGCGGCGGGTACAACGACGAGAAGATCGCAGCTGCCGTCCGCAACGGCGAGCTGGCCGAGGCCCGCCTGGACGAGGTGGTGGAGGATTTGCTGGCGGTTATCCTGCTGGCCGACGCATCCCGGAAGGATGGCCTGTCGGCCGATTTCGGGCAACACCACTACCTGGCCCGGCGCGTGGCGGCCGAATGCATGGTGCTGCTCAAGAACGAGGCGGATATCCTGCCCCTGCCCGCCAACACCTCCCTGGCGGTGATCGGCCGCTTCGCCAAAGAGCCGCGCTTTCAGGGCGCCGGCAGCTCGCAGGTGGTGCCGACCCAGGTAGATACTGCCTGGGAGGAACTGCAGGCGTATTTCGGCGCCCTCGCTTATGCTCCTGGCTATGATGATCCGGACCGGGTAGACCGGCAACTGATCGATGAGGCCTGCCGGGCGGCCGCCGGAGCTAAAGCGGCTGTGCTGTTCGTCGGCCTGCCTTCCAAATACGAATCCGAAAGCTTCGACCGCGGGCACATCGGCCTGCCCCCGGCCCACAACGCCCTGGTAGAAGCCGTTGCCCGCGTTCAGCCCAATGCCATCGTGGTGCTGACCAACGGCTCGGCAGTGAGCATGCCCTGGCACAACGAAGTAAAGGCCATACTGGAAGGCTGGCTGGCCGGGCAGGGCGGTGGCGGCGCCGTTGCGGACATCCTGTCCGGAAAAGCCAACCCTTCCGGGAAGTTATCGGAAACTTTCCCGCAGCGCCTGGAGCATAATCCTTCTTATCTCAATTGGCCCGGCGCGCACGGGAAGGTGTTATACGGCGAAGGAATCTTTATTGGCTATCGTTATTACGACACCAAGGATATCGAGCCGCTGTTTCCCTTCGGCCACGGCCTGTCCTACACCAATTTCGAATATTCCGGAATGAGCCTGAGCGAAACGGGCCTTGCGGATGATCCTCAGTTTACAATAAGGGTCCTGGTTCACAATAGCGGGCGCCGGGCGGGCCAGGAAGTGGTCCAGCTCTACGTCAGCCAGGAGGAGTGCCGGCTGCAACGCCCGGAAAAAGAACTGCGGGCCTTCGCCAAAGTATCGCTGGAGCCGGGAAGCCAAAAGGAGGTTACCTTCCAACTGAGCCGCCGCGATTTTGCCTATTTCAACCCGGCTATCAACGATTGGGTGGTGGATAGCGGCGCCTATCATATAATGGTGGGCGCCTCCAGCCGGGATATCCGCCTGAAGCAAACCATCAAACTGCGGGTTGCCAAAGAGGCATTCGTTCCCTTCAGCCGTTATACGCCGATCAAGGAATGGCTGCGGCACCCCCGTTCCGCCGAAACCATGAAGGCCTTGATGGGCCAGGTGTGGCAGTATTATGGCGGAAAACCCGCCGACGAAGATGCCCTGGCTATGATGGAAGCCCACTTCATGGACCTGCCGCTGGTCAAGCTGGTGGTGTCCTCCCGCGGCGCCTTTACGCTGGAGCAACTGGATGAGATGGTGAGGGGGGTGAATGGGTGGGTGGGTGAGTGA
- a CDS encoding 30S ribosomal protein S12, whose amino-acid sequence MPTINQLVRKGRKRVITKSKSRALDGCPQKRGVCTRVYTTTPKKPNSALRKVAKVRLTNGLEVICYIPGEGHNLQEHSIVLVRGGRVKDLPGVRYTIVRGALDTAGVEGRLQSRSRYGAKRPKS is encoded by the coding sequence ATGCCTACTATTAATCAACTTGTACGCAAGGGCAGGAAAAGAGTGATAACGAAGAGCAAGTCTCGCGCGCTGGATGGATGTCCTCAGAAACGTGGCGTTTGCACGCGTGTATACACCACCACGCCGAAGAAGCCTAACTCTGCGCTGCGTAAGGTTGCGAAGGTGCGCCTGACCAATGGCCTGGAAGTCATTTGCTACATTCCGGGAGAAGGGCACAACCTGCAGGAACACTCCATCGTGCTGGTGCGCGGTGGCCGGGTGAAAGACCTGCCGGGCGTGCGGTACACCATCGTTCGTGGCGCATTGGACACCGCCGGGGTGGAAGGCCGCCTGCAGTCCCGATCCCGCTACGGCGCCAAACGCCCGAAGAGCTAA
- the rplC gene encoding 50S ribosomal protein L3: MNGIIGKKIGMTSMFDARGRNVACTVVEAGPCVVTQVKTEETDGYSALQLGFGDAKVKNTSQALQGHFDKAKTGPKREIVEFRNFNIAEKALGDLVKVEDVFNEGDVVSAVGTSKGKGFQGVVKRHGFRGVNDATHGQHNRQRAPGSIGASSYPSKVFKGMRMAGRHGGSRIKVKNLEVLKIFPDKNLILVKGAIPGHKGSFVILEK, from the coding sequence ATGAACGGTATTATCGGTAAAAAGATTGGAATGACCAGCATGTTTGACGCCCGCGGGCGCAACGTGGCGTGTACGGTGGTGGAAGCCGGCCCTTGTGTGGTTACACAAGTGAAAACGGAGGAAACCGACGGGTACAGCGCCCTGCAGCTCGGATTCGGCGATGCTAAGGTCAAGAACACCTCTCAAGCTCTCCAGGGGCATTTCGACAAAGCAAAGACCGGCCCTAAGCGTGAAATAGTCGAGTTTCGCAATTTTAATATTGCGGAGAAAGCCCTCGGCGACCTCGTCAAGGTCGAGGATGTTTTCAACGAAGGCGACGTAGTAAGCGCCGTCGGCACTTCCAAGGGCAAAGGCTTTCAGGGTGTTGTCAAGCGCCATGGCTTCCGCGGCGTCAACGACGCCACCCACGGCCAGCACAACCGCCAGCGCGCACCCGGTTCTATCGGCGCTTCTTCTTACCCTTCCAAGGTATTTAAAGGCATGCGGATGGCCGGCCGTCACGGCGGCAGCCGGATAAAGGTTAAAAACCTGGAAGTGCTTAAAATCTTCCCGGACAAGAACCTCATCCTCGTCAAGGGAGCGATTCCTGGCCACAAAGGGTCTTTTGTAATTCTCGAAAAGTAA
- the rpsG gene encoding 30S ribosomal protein S7, translating to MRKRKPKLRVIQPDPRYGDEMVTQFVNHMMWQGKKTIALRIFYDAMDIVKERTKQDEHAMWKKGLNNVMPQVEVRSRRIGGATFQIPTEIRAKRKVSIGMKWMIKFSRQRSGKGMAEKLAAEVMAAAKGEGNAVKRKEDTHKMAESNRAFAHFRV from the coding sequence ATGAGAAAGAGAAAGCCAAAACTTAGAGTTATACAGCCGGACCCCAGGTACGGAGACGAAATGGTAACCCAGTTTGTCAACCACATGATGTGGCAGGGCAAAAAGACCATCGCATTGCGCATTTTCTACGATGCCATGGACATCGTCAAGGAGCGTACCAAGCAGGACGAGCACGCCATGTGGAAAAAAGGGCTGAATAACGTCATGCCACAGGTGGAAGTCCGCAGCCGCCGTATCGGTGGCGCCACTTTCCAAATCCCTACGGAAATCCGCGCCAAGCGCAAGGTATCCATCGGGATGAAGTGGATGATCAAGTTCTCCCGCCAGCGCAGCGGCAAGGGAATGGCGGAGAAACTGGCGGCAGAGGTTATGGCCGCCGCTAAAGGGGAAGGCAACGCAGTGAAGCGGAAGGAAGATACGCACAAGATGGCGGAATCCAACCGCGCATTCGCTCACTTCCGCGTTTAA